The Streptomyces bacillaris sequence CGGTACGGGAACGAGCTGCGGCTCACCCCGTGGCGCGGCATCGTCGTCCCCGGCCCCTTCGACGAGGGTGGCGCGGCGGAGGCGCTGCGCAACCTGGCGGCGGCCGGGCTGGTCACCACCCCCGAGTCCCCGTGGACCGGCGTCGGCGCCTGCATCGGCCACCCCGGCTGCGCGAAGTCGCTGTCCGACGTACGGGCCGAAGCGGGGGCCGCTGTCGGACCCGTCGGGCGGCTCCCTGTGTACTGGTCCGGGTGCGAACGCCGCTGCGGTCACCCCCACGGGGAGTGGATCGACGTGGTCGCCACGCCGGGCGGACACCGGATCTCGCATGTACGGGGCGAACGCCGGGACCCCCCGGCGACGGTCCGGAACGACCCGGCGGCACTCGCGGCGACGGTGGCCGCGGCCCGCGCCTGAGCACGTCCCTCCCACCCCCATAACGGCAGAAGAAAGCGACAGCACTGTGCATCAGTACGAGAAGGACGGACCGGCGATCTACCGCCAGTCCTTCGCCACCATCCGCGCGGAGGCGGATCTGGCCGGGCTGCCCGCCGATGTGAGCCAGGTCACCGTCCGGATGATCCACGCCTGCGGCATGGTCGACCTCGTACGCGACCTCGCCTTCTCGCCGAACGCCGTGGCCGACGCCCGCGCGGCTCTGCGCTCCGGCGCGCCGATCCTCTGCGATGTGGCGATGGTGGCCAGCGGGGTCACCCGCAAGAGGCTGCCCGCGGACAACGACGTGGTGTGCACGCTCTCCGACCCGTCCGTGCCGGAGCTGGCCGCGAAGATGGGCACGACCCGCAGCGCGGCGGCCCTGGAGCTGTGGCGGGACCGGATGGAGGGGGCGGTGGTCGCGGTGGGCAACGCCCCGACCGCGCTGTTCCGGCTGCTGGAGATGATCGAGGAGGGCGCCCCGCGCCCGGCCGCCGTGATCGGCGTCCCGGTCGGCTTCGTCGGCGCGATGGAGTCCAAGGAGGCCCTGGCCGCGCACCCGTCGGGCCTGGAGCACCTGATCATCCGGGGCCGGCGCGGCGGCAGCGCGATAGCGGCGGCGGCGCTCAACGCCATCGCGAGCGAGGAGGAGTGACAGTGACTTCTCCGGTGAAGGACACCCGTACCGGCAAGCTCTACGGCGTCGGCCTCGGCCCCGGCGACCCGAACCTGATGACCCTGCGGGCCGTCCGGGCCATCGGTGAGTCGGACGTCGTCGCGTACCACAGCGCCCGCCACGGCCGCTCGATCGCGCGCTCCATCGCCGCCGAGCACCTGCGGCCCGACCACATCGAGGAGGCCCTGGTCTACCCCGTCACGACGGAGACCACGGACCACCCGGGCGGCTACCGGGGCGCGCTGGAGGAGTTCTACGAGAAGGCCGCGGCCCGTCTCGCGGCGCACCTGGACGCGGGCCGGACGGTGGCGGTCCTCGCCGAGGGCGACCCGATGTTCTACGGCTCGTACATGCACATGCACAAGCGGCTGGCCGACCGGTACGCCACGGAGGTCATCCCGGGCGTCACGTCGGTGAGCGCGGCGGCGGCCCGCCTGGGCACACCCCTCGTGGAGGGCGAGGAGATCCTCACGATCCTGCCCGGCACGCTGCCCGAGGAGGAGCTGACGGCCCGTCTCGCGGCCACCGACACGGCGGTGGTGATGAAGCTGGGGCGTACGTTCCCGGCGGTGCGCGGCGCGTTCGAGGCGTCGGGGCGGCTCGCGGAGGCGCGGTACGTGGAGCGGGCGACGATGGCCGGGGAGCGTACGGGCGAACTGGCGGACATCGACCCGGCGTCGGTGCCGTACTTCTCGGTGGCGGTACTGCCGAGCCGGGTGGACGCGCCGCGCCCCGCGCCTTCGGCCTCCGGAGACGTGGTCGTGGTCGGCACCGGCCCGGCGGGCCCGCTGTGGCTGACCCCCCAGACGCGGGGCGCGCTGGCGGCGGCCGACGCCCTGGTCGGCTACACCACCTACCTGGACCGGGTGCCGGTCCGCCCCGGCCAGGCGCGGCACGGCTCGGACAACAAGGTGGAGTCGGAGCGGGCGGAGTTCGCGCTGGACCTGGCCCGGCGGGGCCACCGGGTCGCGGTGGTCTCCGGCGGCGACCCCGGGGTCTTCGCCATGGCGACGGCGGTGCTGGAGGTGGCGTCGCAGGAGGAGTACGCGGAGATTCCCGTACGGGTCCTGCCCGGGGTCACCGCGGCCAACGCGGCGGCGGCGCGCGCCGGCGCACCGCTGGGCCACGACTACGCCACGATCTCCCTCTCGGACCGCCTCAAACCGTGGGAGGTCATCGCGGAACGCCTCCGCGCGGCCGCCTCGGCGGACCTGGTGCTGGCGCTGTACAACCCGGGCTCCAAGTCCCGTACGTGGCAGGTGGGCAAGGCCCGTGACCTGCTCCTGGAGCACCGCTCTCCGGACACGCCGGTGGTGCTGGCGAGGGACGTCGGCGGCGCGGCGGAGTCCGTCCGTACGGTGCGGCTGGCCGATCTCGACCCGGCGGAGGTGGACATGCGGACGCTGCTGATCGTGGGCTCGTCGCAGACGCGGTGGGTGCGGCGGGGCGAGTCGGGCGAGTCGGGCGAGTCCGTCGTGTGGACTCCGCGCCGCTACCCGGAGGCGTAGAGCGCGGCTACCCGGAGGCGCCGGGGCCGCCCGCGCTGCCGGAGCCGTCAGCTCCTCCGGAACCTTCCGCGTAGAGCTTCCGTACGACCCACTCCACGGCCTCGTCCGGCGTGGCGGCCACCGGCACCCCTTCCGGGACCGGTGGCCGCCGCACGACGACGACGGGGATCCCGGCCTCACGGGCGGCGGTGAGCTTGGGCGCGGTGGCGGCTCCCCCGCTGTCCTTGGTCACCAGCACATCGATGCGATGGTGCCGAAGGATCTCCCGCTCCCCCTCCAGCTCGAACGGCCCCCGGTCGAGGAGCACGTCCATCCGGGCCGGGCAGGGCGGCTCCGGCGCATCGACGGACCGCACGAGGAACCACAGCGCGTCCAGGCCCGCCCCCGCGAAGGCGGCGAGCCCCATCCGCCCGGTGGTGAGGAAGACCCGCTCGCCGAGTGCGGGCAGCAGCTCGGCGGCCTCGGCGAGCGAGGCGACGGAGTGCCAGCGGTCGCCCTCCTGGGCCACCCAGCCGGGCCGGCGGAGGGCGAGGAGGGGAACATGGGCCTGCGCGGCGGCCTCGGCCGCGTTCCGGCTCATGGTGGCGGCGAAGGGGTGGGTGGCATCGATGAGGAGACCGACGCGGTGCTCCCGTACCCACGCGGCAAGCCCGTCGACCCCGCCGAACCCACCGACGCGCACATCCCCGGGCGGCAGCCGGGGAGCGGCCACCCGCCCGGCGAGCGAGGTGGTGACGCGGACGCGCCGGTCACCGGCGAGGCTCTCGGCCAGCCGACGCGCCTCGGTGGTCCCTCCCAGAACAAGCACATGCACATGCACAGGCACAGGCACAGGCACAGACATCGGGACGGACTCTTCTCATGAACGCTGAGGCGCAGGGCGGTCGCAGTGCACAACTCAAGCACACCGGCCTGCGCCCCGGCTGGACGACCGGTGCCTGTGCGACGGCGGCGACCACGGCCGCGTACACGGCGCTGCTGACCGGCGACTTCCCGGACCCGGTCAGGATCACGCTGCCGAAGGGCCAGGCACCGGCGTTCGCGCTGGCGGTGGAGGAGCTGGGGCCGGGCCGGGCGAGCGCCGGGGTGGTGAAGGACGCGGGGGACGACCCGGACGTGACGCACGGGGCGCTGGTGAGGGCGACGGTACGGAGGCTGCCGCCGGGCTCCGGGGTGGTGTTCCGGGCGGGCCCGGGCGTGGGCACGGTGACGCTGCCCGGGCTGCCCCTGGACGTCGGGGAGGCCGCGGTGAACCCGGTGCCGCGCCGGTTGATGCGTGAGCACGTGGAGCGGGTGGCGGCGGAGCACGGGGAGCCGGGCGACGTGGAGATCACCGTCTCGGTCGACCACGGCGAGGAGATCGCCCGCTCGACGTGGAACGGCCGCCTCGGCATCCTGGGCGGCCTGTCCATCCTGGGGACGACGGGGGTGGTGGTCCCGTACTCCTGCTCGGCCTGGATCGACTCGATCCGCCGGGGCGTGGACGTGGCGCGGGCGGCGGGCCTGACCCACGTGGCAGGCTGCACGGGCTCGACCTCGGAGCGCACCGTACGCGCGGAGTACGACCTGCCGGACATCGCGCTGCTGGACATGGGCGACTTCGCGGGCGCGGTCCTGAAGTACGTACGCCGCCACCCGGTCGACCGCCTCACCATCTGCGGCGGCTTCGCCAAGCTCTCCAAGCTGGCCGCGGGCCACCTGGACCTCCACTCGGCCCGCTCCCAGGTCGACAAGACCTTCCTGGCCGACCTGGCCCGCCTGGGCGGCGCGGACGACTCCCTCGCCGCCGAGATCGCCACGGCCAACACGGGCCTGGCGGCCCTGCGCCTGTGCGAGGCGGCGGGGGTCCCCCTGGGCGACCTGGTGGCCTCACGGGCACGCGACGAGGCCCTGACCGTGCTCCGGGGCGCCCCGGTGTCGGTGGACGTGATCTGCATCGACCGGGCGGGGGTGGTGGTGGGGCGGGGGTGATCCACCACCACCCCACCACCCCATCGCCCGGGCCTGGTGCTCAGCCTCGGCCCAGTACGCGAACGGTCCAGCCGGCCGCGCGCCAGGCGTCCGCGTCAAGTCCCCCGCGACCGTCGATGGCCTTGGCCACCGCCACCCGCCCGGCAAGGAACGCGGGATCCACTCTGCTGAACTGCGGCCACTCCGTCAGATGCAGCAACAGGTCGGCACCCTCGGCGGCGGCCAATGGGTTTGCGGACATCATGGCCAAGGCTCTCGGCCAGTTCCCGCACGTCGGCACCCGCGGTCTCGCACACCTCGGCCATCGCATTGATGAACGAGATCTTCGTGGCGAGGAAGGAAGCGGAGACACCGGACGCGAACGTGGGGTTGGATTTCCCGCGGGACCCTGCCGACGCTGTCGGCGTCGCCACTTCGTTCTGGAGCTCTGTGAACCGCCGCGGCTTCCTCACGACAGGCGCATCAGGCTTCGCCGTGTCCGCCTTCACCACCCCGGTCACCCGCTGGCTCGTCACCCCGGCCGACGAATCCGCACACCACAGCGGTGGCCACCGGGTGGGCCGCGCCGACCTCGACGAACTCCGCGAGGCCGCCGACGACGCCCGCCGCTGGGACTCCAAGTACGGCGGCGGGAACTGGAAGGCCGGCTCCGTCACCGCCTGCCTCCAGGAACGGGCGGCCCCACTGCTCCAGGGCTCCTTCTCCGACCGGGTGGGACGGGAACTCTTCTCCGTAACGGGTGAGCTGTCCCGGCTGGCGGGTTGGACGGCTTTCGACGTGGGCGAACACCACACCGCCCAGCGCCACTTCATCCAGGCCTTGCGGCTCGCCCGCGCTGGCGGGGACGTACAACTGGGCTGTTACGTCCTCACCACGATGGCCATGCAGTCGCTGCTGCGCGGTTTCGCGGGCGAGGCCGTGGACATGGCCCAGGGAGCCTTCGCACGGGCCAAGGGACAGGCCGTACCCAGGGTGCTGGCGTTCACCAAGCTCATCGAGGCCCGGGCGCACGCCCGCGAAGTCAACGCCAAGGCGGCCTCCGGAGCCCTGGCCGCCTCCGAATCCCTGCTGGAACAGGCAAGGGACAACAGCGGCGACGAGCCCACGTGGATCGACTTCTACCACCACGCCCGCCTGTCCGCCGACGCGGCCGAGATCTTTCGAGACCTGAAGAACCCGAAGGCCGCCCTGGCCTGGAACCAGCAGGCCGCCGCCATGCCGTCCGGAGCCTTCACCCGCTCCGTGGGCATGCGCCTGGCCATCGTCGGCACCGCCCACCTCCAGGCCCGCGACCTCGACCACGGCCTGGCTCTCGGTCACCGCTCGGTCGACATCCTCACCCGCGTCCAGTCCAGCCGAGCCCTGGACTACGTACGGGAGTTCAACGTTGCCCTGACCCCCTGGAGACGCGATCCGACGGTCCGCGACTTCATCCAGCGCACCCGCGAGGAACTCGGCATGGCCGCCTGAGAGCTACCCCGAAGCGGGCTTTCACCGGGACGCACTGACACCCGACGCCTCCTCGATGGCGTCGAAGATGTCGGCGTCGGTCTCCTGCTGCCAGGCGGGCAGATCGGCCCAGTCCGCCACATACCCCGGCTTCGGGTCGTCGAAGTGCCGGAACATTTGAGCCGTCCAGCAGATGGCCACGAACCGCCCCCGCTGCTCCCGGGTCAACCGCCCCGTACGCCCGCCGCTGACCTCGACGAACTGCCGCACCTGCTCGTACACGGCCCTGGCCGCCTCACGTTCCCACTGCGGGGTCTCGTCCCACGGAGTGACGTAACCGGCCTTCGGCTCCCCGGGAAAGTGCCGCCGGACCCCCGCGATCCAGGCTTCCCGGAACAGTCGTGCACCTTCGACCTGAGACATGCGATCCCCTTCTCGTCACGGCGTGCTCAACGCGGCGATCTCCGCCCCCAGCTCCGCCACACGGTGGTCACGGCTCAAGGGGCCGAACTCGTCGCACAGGCCTCGGAGTCTACGGGCGAGATACCCCGAGTCCGAAGCTCGGGCAAGGCTGACAGCCTCCTTGCCACACGCGACGATCTGCTCGGGATCCCGCCGCTTCGCCCCGATCGCCGCCATGTCCGTCAGCACCGCACCCCTCCTGCGATACGACTGTCCTGGCGCCAGAGCAGTCTGTGTCAGCGCCTGCTCCAAGGCGGTCTCCGCCAGGTCAAGGCGACCGAGCTGCACGTAGCGTGATCCGCGTTCCTCGGCCAGCCGGGCACCGTCGAACCGGAGCCAGCCACCGTTGACGCTGTTGGCGCCCAGGTCAAGGACGGCCTCAGCCCGGTCCATCGCCCGCTCACACGCGTCCAGGTCACCGAGATCCGCATACACCTCGGCCTGGACCGAGGCCACCCACTGACAGGTCGAAAGGCTCTGATCACCCCGTGCGGCCAGGCGCTCGGCCGCGCGGAGCATCTGCGCGGCCTGGTGATGACGGTGCTCGGACATGTCCACGTACGCATGCCTGACCAGCGCGCACGCCCACAGGTCGTACGCCCGGGCGTCTCTGCCGACCGAAGCCGCGAGAGCGTACGAAGCCGCGGCATCGGAGTACCGGCCTGCGTCGAACGCCACCTCTCCCGCCAGCTGGAACAGATCCGCCGCCGCGTGCAGCAGGGGCTCGACGCTCCCACGGTGGACGGCCAGAGCCTCGTTCAGAGTGGCCAGCTGATCGCGGACAACAGGGTAGACAGCCCCCTTGCAACGGGACAGCTGATAGACCTGCCACAAATGGCTGTTCATGCGGGCGAAG is a genomic window containing:
- a CDS encoding precorrin-8X methylmutase; translated protein: MHQYEKDGPAIYRQSFATIRAEADLAGLPADVSQVTVRMIHACGMVDLVRDLAFSPNAVADARAALRSGAPILCDVAMVASGVTRKRLPADNDVVCTLSDPSVPELAAKMGTTRSAAALELWRDRMEGAVVAVGNAPTALFRLLEMIEEGAPRPAAVIGVPVGFVGAMESKEALAAHPSGLEHLIIRGRRGGSAIAAAALNAIASEEE
- a CDS encoding precorrin-2 C(20)-methyltransferase translates to MKDTRTGKLYGVGLGPGDPNLMTLRAVRAIGESDVVAYHSARHGRSIARSIAAEHLRPDHIEEALVYPVTTETTDHPGGYRGALEEFYEKAAARLAAHLDAGRTVAVLAEGDPMFYGSYMHMHKRLADRYATEVIPGVTSVSAAAARLGTPLVEGEEILTILPGTLPEEELTARLAATDTAVVMKLGRTFPAVRGAFEASGRLAEARYVERATMAGERTGELADIDPASVPYFSVAVLPSRVDAPRPAPSASGDVVVVGTGPAGPLWLTPQTRGALAAADALVGYTTYLDRVPVRPGQARHGSDNKVESERAEFALDLARRGHRVAVVSGGDPGVFAMATAVLEVASQEEYAEIPVRVLPGVTAANAAAARAGAPLGHDYATISLSDRLKPWEVIAERLRAAASADLVLALYNPGSKSRTWQVGKARDLLLEHRSPDTPVVLARDVGGAAESVRTVRLADLDPAEVDMRTLLIVGSSQTRWVRRGESGESGESVVWTPRRYPEA
- a CDS encoding cobalt-precorrin-6A reductase, giving the protein MSVPVPVPVHVHVLVLGGTTEARRLAESLAGDRRVRVTTSLAGRVAAPRLPPGDVRVGGFGGVDGLAAWVREHRVGLLIDATHPFAATMSRNAAEAAAQAHVPLLALRRPGWVAQEGDRWHSVASLAEAAELLPALGERVFLTTGRMGLAAFAGAGLDALWFLVRSVDAPEPPCPARMDVLLDRGPFELEGEREILRHHRIDVLVTKDSGGAATAPKLTAAREAGIPVVVVRRPPVPEGVPVAATPDEAVEWVVRKLYAEGSGGADGSGSAGGPGASG
- a CDS encoding cobalt-precorrin-5B (C(1))-methyltransferase → MNAEAQGGRSAQLKHTGLRPGWTTGACATAATTAAYTALLTGDFPDPVRITLPKGQAPAFALAVEELGPGRASAGVVKDAGDDPDVTHGALVRATVRRLPPGSGVVFRAGPGVGTVTLPGLPLDVGEAAVNPVPRRLMREHVERVAAEHGEPGDVEITVSVDHGEEIARSTWNGRLGILGGLSILGTTGVVVPYSCSAWIDSIRRGVDVARAAGLTHVAGCTGSTSERTVRAEYDLPDIALLDMGDFAGAVLKYVRRHPVDRLTICGGFAKLSKLAAGHLDLHSARSQVDKTFLADLARLGGADDSLAAEIATANTGLAALRLCEAAGVPLGDLVASRARDEALTVLRGAPVSVDVICIDRAGVVVGRG
- a CDS encoding sporulation protein, giving the protein MSAFTTPVTRWLVTPADESAHHSGGHRVGRADLDELREAADDARRWDSKYGGGNWKAGSVTACLQERAAPLLQGSFSDRVGRELFSVTGELSRLAGWTAFDVGEHHTAQRHFIQALRLARAGGDVQLGCYVLTTMAMQSLLRGFAGEAVDMAQGAFARAKGQAVPRVLAFTKLIEARAHAREVNAKAASGALAASESLLEQARDNSGDEPTWIDFYHHARLSADAAEIFRDLKNPKAALAWNQQAAAMPSGAFTRSVGMRLAIVGTAHLQARDLDHGLALGHRSVDILTRVQSSRALDYVREFNVALTPWRRDPTVRDFIQRTREELGMAA
- a CDS encoding helix-turn-helix transcriptional regulator, whose protein sequence is MGLAERRRALGYSQEKLAQLLGVDRTTVGRWENGRVHPQPPQRRGLADALEVSLEELNALLGLRRDAAREPVGHQPSEPPNAGDPDDMIRRAFLRILTVSGALTALPAAEAEALTEGVRSGVPAGFARMNSHLWQVYQLSRCKGAVYPVVRDQLATLNEALAVHRGSVEPLLHAAADLFQLAGEVAFDAGRYSDAAASYALAASVGRDARAYDLWACALVRHAYVDMSEHRHHQAAQMLRAAERLAARGDQSLSTCQWVASVQAEVYADLGDLDACERAMDRAEAVLDLGANSVNGGWLRFDGARLAEERGSRYVQLGRLDLAETALEQALTQTALAPGQSYRRRGAVLTDMAAIGAKRRDPEQIVACGKEAVSLARASDSGYLARRLRGLCDEFGPLSRDHRVAELGAEIAALSTP